Sequence from the Desulfatiglans anilini DSM 4660 genome:
CCTGGCCATATGGATGAAACGGCTCGAACGGGGGCGTTTCAGCCTCCCCCAGCGGGCCGCCTTGGACGGGCGGATTGACCGCCGGCAACTGATGCTCCTGCTTGAAGGGGTTACACGAAAAAAAGTAAGCAAACGCTATGTTTAACAAAGATAAATATTGACAAATGATTTATTTTATGCTTTATATCGTGGCATGGTATCGACCTTGCCAGAAGCCATCGCGCTCATCCAAAAGCAGGAACTTCAGATCCAGGAACTGACCAAACAGCTCCGTTCCAGGGAACTGTCCCTGCGCATGCTCCAGGATCAGGTCGAGAAACTCATCCGCCGGGTCTATGGACGGCGTTCCGAAAAAAGCCACCCCGATCAGCTCATGTTCGATTCCCTGCTGATGGAAGTATCCGATCAGCCTTGTGTCCGTGAGCCCCTGGTGGAACTGCCCGAGAGCAGCCTGCCCCTGAAAGCCAAACCGAAGACCTCGAAACGGAACCATCCGGGCCGGCTGCCGATTCCTGAGCACCTCGAACGGGTCGAGATCCTCCTGGACATCCCCGAAGAGAAAAAGATCTGTCCCGAAACGGGCGAGCCCCTCAAGCAGATCGGTTTCGAGGTTTCCGAGAAGCTGGAGTACCGTCCCGGCAAGCTGATCGTCAACGTGTACAAACGCCCCAAGTACGTCTCCCCGGACAGCACAGCCGAGGTGGGCCTGCTGACCGCCCCCATGCCCGACCATCCGATCGAGCGGTGCAAGGCCGATGTGGGGCTCCTTTCCTACATCATTGTCAGCAAGTTCGCCGACCACCTGCCTCTTTACCGTCAGGACGGGATCTTCGAGCGGGAGGGGGTCGACATCCCCCGGGCCACCCAGAGCAGCTGGATCATGCAAACTTACGAGGCGGTCAAGGTCCTTGAAGATGTGCTCAGAGGGGCCGTGCTCGAAACCGACGTCCTCTTTACGGACGATTCCATCATTCCGCTTCAGGTCAAGGGCAGCGGGAAGGTGAAAAAGGCCCGGCTCTGGGTCTATGTCCGCGGCGGACCGGATCCCCCGTTGGTCGTTTTCGAGTTTTCCCTGGATCGAAGCAAGCAAAGGCCCTTGAATTTCCTGGCCGGCTACCAGGGCTATGCGCATGCCGACGCCTACAGCGGCTACGATGAACTGTTCCGTCAAGACGGAATCATCGAAGTAGCCTGCTGGGTTCATGCCCGCAGAAAGTTCGATGAAGCGGTATCCTCTCGTCCGCAGGAAGCGACAGAGATCATAGCCCGCATCGCTAAACTGTATCTGATTGAGAAAGAATGCATTGATCTTGACCCGGTTGAGCGTTCCAATGCGAGACAGATCCATGCTGCGCCGGTCATCGAGGGGATCTTCGCCCGGCTCGAGGAACTGAAAACGGCGACCATTCCCTCTGAGCCCCTGCGAAAGGCCATTGACTACACCTTGAACCAGAGAGAGGCCCTGAAGCGATACCTCGAAAACGGCTGGCTGAAGCCCGACAACAACACGGCGGAAAAGGCCATTCGTCCTCTCTGCTTAGGACGCAGGAACTGGCTCTTTGCAGGGAGCGAGCGCGGGGCAAGGGCCACGGCGCTTTTCTTGAGTCTGATCCAGTCCTGCAAGGCCCGCGATATCAACCCCTGGGAGTACTTCGACGATATGCTTCGCCGGATCATGCACCATCCTGTCAGCCAATTGCGGGAACTGCTCCCTGATCGCTGGCAGCCGTTGCTCAAAACGGATGCCTGCCAGGGTGCTTCCGCAAAAGTATAACCTCCCATCCGGCTCACTGCCGCCAATCTCAAACTTCAAAGAG
This genomic interval carries:
- the tnpC gene encoding IS66 family transposase is translated as MPEAIALIQKQELQIQELTKQLRSRELSLRMLQDQVEKLIRRVYGRRSEKSHPDQLMFDSLLMEVSDQPCVREPLVELPESSLPLKAKPKTSKRNHPGRLPIPEHLERVEILLDIPEEKKICPETGEPLKQIGFEVSEKLEYRPGKLIVNVYKRPKYVSPDSTAEVGLLTAPMPDHPIERCKADVGLLSYIIVSKFADHLPLYRQDGIFEREGVDIPRATQSSWIMQTYEAVKVLEDVLRGAVLETDVLFTDDSIIPLQVKGSGKVKKARLWVYVRGGPDPPLVVFEFSLDRSKQRPLNFLAGYQGYAHADAYSGYDELFRQDGIIEVACWVHARRKFDEAVSSRPQEATEIIARIAKLYLIEKECIDLDPVERSNARQIHAAPVIEGIFARLEELKTATIPSEPLRKAIDYTLNQREALKRYLENGWLKPDNNTAEKAIRPLCLGRRNWLFAGSERGARATALFLSLIQSCKARDINPWEYFDDMLRRIMHHPVSQLRELLPDRWQPLLKTDACQGASAKV